The following coding sequences lie in one Rutidosis leptorrhynchoides isolate AG116_Rl617_1_P2 chromosome 6, CSIRO_AGI_Rlap_v1, whole genome shotgun sequence genomic window:
- the LOC139854563 gene encoding S-protein homolog 6-like: MTFLMNKLLSFIVTALGIYATFANTSVNNNITSQVKQGLQENGCVMKRYTIHIQSDVNDLLLHCQSKDDDLGNATRNAGESYDINFCLNIWRSTLYFCHFYSGSKQKVFDVYVTRFKKDPSYCFRTDHDTRMDCYWSVREDGFYNPASFPPEPDNWYKKFDWE, translated from the coding sequence ATGACATTTCTAATGAATAAATTATTATCTTTTATAGTTACAGCACTTGGTATCTATGCGACATTTGCAAATACTAGTGTCAACAACAATATTACAAGCCAAGTAAAACAAGGTCTGCAAGAAAATGGATGTGTTATGAAACGATATACAATTCATATCCAAAGTGACGTGAACGATCTCTTGCTTCATTGTCAGTCAAAAGATGACGATCTTGGGAACGCTACAAGGAACGCTGGAGAATCCTACGACATAAATTTTTGCTTGAACATTTGGAGATCGACGctctacttttgtcatttttactcAGGGTCGAAGCAAAAGGTGTTTGATGTTTATGTGACAAGATTTAAAAAGGATCCTTCTTATTGTTTTCGTACAGATCATGACACCCGTATGGATTGTTATTGGTCTGTAAGGGAAGATGGATTCTACAATCCTGCGTCGTTTCCTCCTGAACCCGATAATTGGTATAAGAAATTTGATTGGGAGTAA